The proteins below are encoded in one region of Sulfolobus sp. A20:
- a CDS encoding 50S ribosomal protein L31e, with product MKEKDNFEMVVNLRRVKMGRRNIRSRRAVNTIREIVRRHFNAERVVVDPLLPRIVTRNGSDKVQGKVRIVVTKIGEKIYLVRPAIKSK from the coding sequence ATGAAGGAGAAGGATAATTTTGAAATGGTAGTAAATCTAAGAAGAGTAAAGATGGGAAGAAGAAACATTAGAAGTAGGAGAGCTGTTAACACGATAAGAGAAATAGTCAGAAGACACTTTAATGCTGAAAGAGTTGTAGTAGACCCATTATTACCTAGGATTGTAACAAGGAATGGAAGTGATAAGGTTCAAGGCAAAGTTAGAATTGTTGTAACCAAGATAGGAGAAAAAATATATCTTGTTAGACCCGCTATTAAGAGTAAATGA
- a CDS encoding 50S ribosomal protein L39e, with amino-acid sequence MSRNKPLGKKIRLGKAMKSNVPIPIWVVLKTGGKVRFNPLRRNWRRNKLKV; translated from the coding sequence ATGAGTAGAAACAAACCATTAGGCAAAAAGATAAGACTAGGTAAGGCAATGAAATCAAACGTACCCATTCCAATATGGGTAGTTTTAAAAACGGGAGGAAAAGTTAGATTTAACCCACTGAGAAGAAATTGGAGAAGAAATAAGTTAAAGGTGTAA
- a CDS encoding DNA-binding protein — protein sequence MSSPDNYDDEELQEILRRRAMQEQRRMEEERKRKAEVEAQKEALLRAILTSEARLRLNNVKLVKPELAESLENQLIALAQSGRIKVPITDEELKQILAQISEQNKRDFKIQIKERGWK from the coding sequence ATGTCTTCTCCAGATAATTATGACGATGAGGAACTCCAAGAGATATTGAGAAGAAGAGCAATGCAAGAGCAGAGAAGAATGGAGGAAGAGAGAAAAAGGAAAGCTGAGGTGGAAGCTCAGAAAGAGGCTTTACTTAGAGCTATTTTAACATCTGAAGCCAGATTAAGACTTAATAACGTAAAGCTGGTAAAGCCAGAATTAGCTGAATCATTAGAGAATCAACTAATAGCTTTAGCACAGTCTGGGAGAATAAAAGTTCCAATAACGGATGAGGAGCTAAAACAAATATTAGCACAAATTTCTGAGCAGAATAAACGTGACTTCAAGATACAGATAAAGGAGAGGGGATGGAAATGA
- a CDS encoding 30S ribosomal protein S19e — MITAEMVPYDILIKRLASYIKENVKTVSPPEWAIFAKTASFKERVPDNPEEWWYVRAASLLRKVYVNGSVGIEKSKIIYGGSKRRGTKPERSVRAPGHANRLILQQLEKAGLVQKVKNKGRVLTPRGRALLDKIAYEIFKELADNNPSLKVYLE, encoded by the coding sequence ATGATAACAGCAGAAATGGTACCATATGATATTTTGATAAAAAGGCTTGCATCATATATCAAGGAAAACGTAAAGACTGTATCTCCTCCAGAATGGGCTATTTTCGCCAAAACTGCAAGTTTTAAGGAGAGAGTACCCGATAATCCAGAAGAATGGTGGTATGTTAGGGCTGCATCACTACTCAGAAAAGTATATGTTAATGGTAGTGTTGGAATTGAAAAGTCTAAAATAATCTATGGGGGGAGTAAGAGAAGAGGAACTAAACCAGAAAGATCTGTAAGAGCTCCTGGACACGCTAATAGGTTAATATTACAACAATTAGAAAAAGCAGGATTAGTGCAGAAAGTTAAGAATAAAGGAAGAGTATTAACTCCGAGAGGAAGAGCACTACTAGATAAAATAGCATACGAAATATTTAAAGAGTTGGCAGACAATAATCCTTCTTTGAAAGTATATCTAGAATAG